AATTAACGTATATTGCAGAACGATTGCCGCAATATGATTGGGTTGGTGTGGGGAGAGATGATGGTAAAATACAAGGAGAGTATGTACCTATTTTATATAAGAAAGAGCAATTTGATCTTTTGGATTATAATAATTTTTGGCTCTCCAAAACGCCAGAGAAAGTGGGTAGTAAATCTTGGAGGGCACTTCGCAGAATGGTGACATGGGCGAAATTGAAGGACAAACAAAACGGGAAAACCTTTTTTGTTTTCAATACACATTTTGACCATTTTAGTAAAAAAGCCCGTCGAAAAAGTGCCGATTTGTTGCTTAAATATATGTCAAATATCACCCAAGGTACTTTTGCGATTGTTCTTGGTGACTTCAACGCCTTACCTCATACCAAACCCTACAAAAAACTGGCTACCAACTTGAAAGATACGCACCATCTTTCCATAGATCTTCAAAGGGGTTCTATTTTTACGTT
The Chitinophagales bacterium genome window above contains:
- a CDS encoding endonuclease/exonuclease/phosphatase family protein, whose translation is MKLPKKTFLLLFAFSIFLNEHHMTENLYAQIPMKAMTFNIRYDNTMDTLNPWEVRKGWTGELLDKYDADIVGLQEALHHQLTYIAERLPQYDWVGVGRDDGKIQGEYVPILYKKEQFDLLDYNNFWLSKTPEKVGSKSWRALRRMVTWAKLKDKQNGKTFFVFNTHFDHFSKKARRKSADLLLKYMSNITQGTFAIVLGDFNALPHTKPYKKLATNLKDTHHLSIDLQRGSIFTFHNFGSEVMDQYRTIDYIFLSDDQTMRVLKHTVIIDDWEGKFPSDHFPVMATMEWK